The following coding sequences lie in one Sulfuricurvum sp. genomic window:
- a CDS encoding TonB-dependent receptor — protein MKQLLSLIASVALLSANEYKIDLMDDVFGLDLYDLQKLQVSSASKSVQSLNFTPAKMIVVSKEQIEDRGYRGLDELLNDLPGFQIMRYADSGILNQIGIRGIMGTNYFKVLQDGIEIDQTDGEVLSHAMQYPLFGIERVEVLYGPASVVYGADAMSGVINLISSKAPNDELSVAGGKKGYKYLYGVKSLPLFDGRLTLKAHYHNDQDADLEKAYPQDFLREDVKLGSTIIQSAQNREFDYQPTITKSVGARYEKGGFDTGVNYRYSSESTLIAMNGGNSKTNLYDNNANLNTALFGYYGRYKGTFLEDVQSTTTLSYDSTELLEGSYFNNKYTSYVPGYKYSYSQRYAAEETLNKKFDNHNIIFGMSYESFKSTPMTIDLATPSISGPVYFTGSDIVAPIYHIKWNNEALYLQDQIALNDNVQLSLAGRYDHSSSYGSTFNPRFALIYSTDTLTQKLIYAQAYLAPSNYQKYKIYGTALKPNTLGDGNTYQTDRYRVANPDLKPERSKNYEYDLDLILSQNDQISFSTYYTTVKDIISNEETLPDQIYFIPDTTIIQAVGAANSIGATIYGGDISYQGHSYFAGYDVSYWANYSYVDGKIDYLYDYDLPYQSKHVFKSGGTLRYQNWRFSPSCMWVSPIEAAPYDNGKFASVKGHFVTNVFASYAFDQNKKISFRVDNLFDEHYYGVRYNSSSKYKSPQDTQMFSIAFTMSI, from the coding sequence ATGAAACAACTTCTTTCTCTTATCGCTTCTGTAGCCTTGCTCAGTGCAAATGAATACAAAATCGATTTGATGGATGATGTCTTTGGACTTGATTTATACGATTTGCAAAAATTGCAGGTTTCATCCGCTTCCAAATCAGTACAGAGTTTGAACTTTACCCCTGCCAAAATGATCGTTGTTTCAAAAGAACAAATAGAAGACCGGGGTTACCGCGGACTGGATGAGCTGTTAAACGATCTTCCCGGATTTCAAATTATGCGGTATGCCGACAGCGGTATTTTGAATCAGATCGGTATCCGCGGCATTATGGGGACAAACTATTTTAAAGTCCTTCAAGACGGTATCGAGATCGATCAGACCGACGGTGAAGTGTTGAGTCATGCAATGCAGTATCCGCTCTTTGGGATTGAGCGGGTCGAGGTGCTTTACGGTCCGGCATCGGTTGTGTACGGTGCGGATGCCATGAGCGGAGTTATTAACCTCATCAGCTCAAAAGCACCGAATGACGAATTGAGCGTCGCCGGGGGTAAGAAGGGGTATAAATACCTTTATGGGGTGAAGTCTTTGCCGTTGTTTGATGGCCGGCTGACTCTGAAAGCACATTACCATAACGATCAGGATGCTGATCTCGAAAAAGCATATCCTCAAGATTTTTTGCGTGAGGATGTCAAACTTGGATCAACGATTATCCAAAGTGCACAAAACAGAGAATTTGATTATCAACCCACTATTACCAAATCGGTTGGGGCACGGTATGAAAAAGGGGGATTTGATACAGGGGTAAATTACCGCTATTCGTCGGAATCAACCTTGATCGCAATGAACGGTGGGAATTCAAAAACCAATCTTTATGATAACAATGCGAATTTGAACACGGCTCTGTTCGGATATTACGGACGTTATAAAGGAACATTTTTAGAGGATGTACAATCAACTACAACGCTAAGCTATGACTCTACCGAGCTTTTGGAGGGGAGTTATTTCAATAACAAATACACCTCATACGTACCGGGATATAAATATTCATACTCGCAAAGATACGCGGCAGAAGAGACATTGAACAAAAAGTTTGACAATCACAACATCATTTTCGGAATGTCGTATGAATCGTTTAAATCAACTCCGATGACGATCGATTTGGCGACTCCCTCCATTTCCGGTCCTGTCTATTTTACCGGGTCGGATATTGTGGCACCGATTTATCATATCAAATGGAACAATGAAGCGCTCTATCTCCAAGACCAGATTGCGTTGAATGACAATGTACAGCTATCTCTTGCGGGTCGTTATGATCATAGTTCTTCGTACGGTTCAACCTTCAATCCCCGCTTCGCCTTGATATACTCCACCGATACGCTAACACAAAAGCTGATTTATGCCCAAGCGTATTTGGCTCCTTCGAATTATCAGAAATACAAAATTTACGGTACGGCGCTAAAACCTAATACGTTGGGGGACGGCAATACCTATCAAACAGATCGCTACAGGGTCGCAAATCCTGATTTGAAGCCGGAAAGAAGTAAAAATTACGAGTATGATTTGGATCTTATTTTGAGTCAAAATGATCAAATCAGTTTTTCAACTTATTACACTACGGTTAAAGACATTATCTCGAATGAAGAAACTTTGCCGGATCAGATCTATTTTATTCCCGATACAACGATTATTCAGGCCGTCGGAGCGGCAAATTCGATCGGAGCAACGATTTACGGAGGAGATATCTCATATCAGGGGCATTCGTATTTTGCCGGGTATGATGTGAGCTATTGGGCGAACTACAGCTATGTCGATGGGAAAATAGATTATCTGTATGATTATGATCTTCCGTATCAATCGAAACATGTTTTTAAATCGGGGGGAACACTCCGTTATCAGAATTGGCGCTTTTCCCCTTCATGCATGTGGGTCAGCCCGATAGAAGCAGCACCGTATGACAATGGCAAGTTTGCATCGGTCAAGGGACATTTTGTGACGAATGTGTTTGCCAGTTATGCATTCGATCAAAATAAGAAAATCTCATTCCGGGTAGACAACCTTTTCGACGAGCATTATTACGGTGTACGCTATAATAGCAGTTCAAAATACAAATCCCCACAAGACACACAAATGTTTTCTATCGCATTTACTATGAGTATTTAG
- a CDS encoding HNH endonuclease yields MNKLLKAAKRWNIPLETALIVIGRDKKCIYCKCNFDDSIRSKKASWEHIINDIRLNQPDNIALCCVGCNASKGSKTLEEWIISEKALMRGVSWIKPSIFIDSI; encoded by the coding sequence ATGAATAAACTTTTAAAAGCTGCCAAAAGATGGAATATTCCATTAGAAACTGCACTCATAGTCATTGGACGTGATAAAAAATGTATTTATTGCAAATGCAATTTTGATGATTCGATTCGATCAAAAAAAGCATCTTGGGAACATATCATAAATGACATTAGACTTAATCAGCCCGATAACATAGCTTTATGTTGCGTTGGTTGTAACGCTTCGAAAGGCTCTAAGACTTTGGAAGAATGGATTATTTCAGAAAAAGCTTTAATGCGTGGAGTGAGTTGGATTAAACCATCAATATTTATTGATTCTATTTAA
- a CDS encoding YfiR/HmsC family protein yields the protein MKVVIWLVLGLLLSVLNAKEINSDQVKVAYVYNFLKHTTWQNESKFSEYNLLVVSKNENLKNMFLMLSSRKLLEDKKIRVFFYNDGKPPKNLQAIYVDNESSALYEKLFHDYESDDVLFISDDYKDKQKVMINLVQSGNLITFEINKPNLINRSLSISPDLILLGGTEIDVAKLYKSSQNELKEQKETISELNKKIKERNTELSEKISAIETQKKGLIEQQAKIDSQNKIIAQQLQSINDQQNTIDSQQSEAEAIRKSIDQQKEKLSAGEKKIAEKEGVFKFLLKSHQQKQQEITRANDELAHLNQEIEKQKENLVEKEGVISTQKGVIVILLILFAIIAVLIRHVVRQNGLLNALSQTDPLTGLYNRRVLIERLSNEVQKYNRYETPFSVLFMDVDHFKKINDSYGHDKGDRVLKLIGSLMNQHTRDTDVCVRWGGEEFMILALNTNLENSVKLAEHFRSIVEHFDFHLDTKVTVSVGIATMQKGLDKEELIKAADKALYAAKASGRNCISY from the coding sequence ATGAAAGTTGTTATTTGGTTAGTTTTAGGATTGTTGCTCAGTGTGCTGAATGCAAAAGAGATTAACAGCGATCAGGTAAAAGTCGCGTATGTCTACAATTTTTTAAAACATACAACTTGGCAAAATGAATCTAAATTCAGTGAATACAATCTTCTCGTGGTTTCGAAAAATGAGAATCTGAAAAATATGTTTTTGATGCTCTCTTCGAGAAAATTGCTCGAAGATAAAAAAATCAGAGTCTTTTTTTACAATGACGGTAAACCTCCCAAAAATCTTCAAGCGATTTATGTCGATAATGAAAGTTCGGCCCTGTATGAGAAACTGTTTCATGACTATGAGTCGGATGACGTATTGTTTATCAGCGATGATTATAAAGATAAACAAAAAGTAATGATCAATCTGGTCCAAAGTGGGAATTTGATCACGTTTGAGATCAATAAACCGAATCTGATCAACAGATCTTTATCGATTTCTCCTGACCTTATTTTACTCGGCGGTACGGAAATCGATGTCGCAAAACTGTATAAAAGTTCCCAAAATGAACTCAAAGAGCAAAAAGAGACTATCTCCGAATTGAATAAAAAAATCAAAGAGAGAAATACGGAACTCAGTGAAAAAATCAGTGCGATAGAGACACAAAAAAAAGGGTTGATTGAGCAGCAAGCGAAGATTGATTCCCAAAACAAGATAATTGCGCAACAGCTCCAATCGATCAATGATCAACAAAATACGATTGACTCACAACAGAGTGAAGCGGAAGCTATACGAAAAAGTATCGATCAGCAAAAAGAAAAACTGAGTGCGGGAGAGAAAAAAATTGCGGAAAAAGAGGGTGTGTTTAAATTTCTCCTCAAATCGCATCAACAAAAACAGCAAGAAATTACCAGAGCCAATGATGAGTTGGCACATTTAAATCAAGAGATAGAAAAACAAAAAGAAAACCTCGTTGAAAAAGAGGGGGTTATCAGTACTCAAAAAGGGGTAATTGTCATCCTTCTCATCCTGTTTGCCATTATCGCGGTCCTGATTCGGCATGTCGTCAGACAAAACGGGCTTCTCAATGCACTCTCGCAAACAGACCCTTTGACGGGATTGTATAATCGAAGGGTATTGATTGAGAGATTATCCAATGAAGTTCAAAAATACAATCGGTATGAAACTCCTTTTTCGGTTCTTTTTATGGATGTGGATCACTTCAAGAAAATCAATGACAGCTACGGCCATGATAAAGGAGACCGTGTGCTCAAGCTGATAGGTTCCCTTATGAATCAGCATACGCGCGATACCGATGTTTGTGTCCGCTGGGGCGGTGAAGAGTTTATGATTCTTGCGCTCAATACCAATCTGGAAAACAGTGTAAAGCTCGCCGAGCATTTTAGATCGATTGTAGAACATTTTGATTTTCATTTAGATACAAAAGTAACCGTCAGTGTCGGGATTGCCACCATGCAAAAAGGTCTGGATAAAGAAGAGTTGATAAAAGCGGCGGATAAAGCTTTGTATGCGGCAAAAGCGAGCGGCAGGAACTGCATTAGCTATTAG